In Salvelinus sp. IW2-2015 linkage group LG21, ASM291031v2, whole genome shotgun sequence, the genomic window agcggcttcttccttgctgagctgcctttccggttatgtcgatataggacttgttttactgtggatatagatacttttgtacctgtttcctccagcatcttcacaaggtcctttgctgttgttctgggattgatttgcacttttcgcaccaaagtacgttcatctctaggagacagaacgcgtctacttccagagcggtatgatggctgcgtggtcccatggtgtttatacttgtactattgtttgtgcagatgaacgtggtaccttcaggcatttggaaattgctcccaaggatgaaccagacttgtggaggtctacaattcttttattttttttWTTTWttttatttcacctttatttaaccaggtaggctagttgagaacaagttctcatttgcaactgcgacctggccaagataaagcatagcagtgtgaacagacaacacagagttacacatggagtaaacaataaRcaagtcaataacatggtagaaaaaaagagaatctatattctctgaggtcttggctgatttcttttgattttcccatgatgtcaagcaaagaggcactgagtttgaaggtaggccttgaaatacatccacaggtacacctccaattgactcaaatgatgtcaattagcctatcagaagcttctaaagccattacataattttctggaatttttcaaactgtttaaaggcacagtcaacagtgtatgtaaacttctgacccactggaattgtgatacagtgaattataagtcaaataatctgtctgtaaacaattgttggaaaaatgacttgccatgcacaaagtagatgtcctaaccgacttgccaaaactatagtttatgtataaaaatcagccgattaatcggtattggctttttttggttctccaattatcggcattgaaaaatcagaAATCGGCCGACctccagttgacagtgcatgtcagagcaaaaaccaaacaaagccatgaggttgaaggaatagagcacagtggccaccatcagtcttaaattgaagaagtttagaagcaccaagactcttcctagagctggccgcccgaccaaactgagcaatcgggggagaagggccttggtcagggaggtgaccaagaactcgatggtcactctgacagagctctgacaTTCCTCYGTAGtgctgggagaaccttccagaaacacaaccatctctgcagaacttcaccaatcaggactttatgggagagtggtcagatggaagccactcctcagtaaaaggcacatgacagcccacttgcagTATGCCagaagacacctaaaggactctcagactatgagaaacgagattctctggtctgatgaaaccaagattgaactctttggcctgaatgccaagtgtcacgtctggaggaaatctggcaccatccctacggtgaagcatggtagtggcaccattatgctgtggggatgtttttcagcagcagggactgggagacttgttaggatcgagggaaatatgaacggagcaaagtacagagatccttgatgaaaacctgctccagagcgctcaggacctcagactggggcaaaggttcgccttccaacaggacaatgggcctaagcacacagccaagacaatgcaggaStggcttcgggacaagcctctgaatgtccttgagtggcccagccagagcccggacttgaacccaatcgaacatctctggagagacctgaaaatagctgtaaagcgacgcttcccatccaaactggcagagcttgaaaggatctgcagagaagaatgggagaaactccccaacacAGGTatgccgagcttgtagcgtcatacccaagaagactcgaggctgtaatcgctgtcaaaggtgcttcaaccaagtactgagtaaagggtctcaatacttatgtaaatgtgataattccgttttttattttttatttgctaacatttctaaaaagctgtttttgctttgtcattatggggtgttatgTGTAGATATGGGGGGGGGGCATATGAATAAATtctggaataaggctgtaacagagGAGCTgttgagctctgtcagtgaccatcgggtttttggtcacctccctggccaaggccttcctcccccgattgctcagtttggccagctctaggaatagtcttggtggttccaaacttctttcttttaaaattgatggaggccactgtgttcttggggaccttcaatgctgctgactttttttggcacccttccccagatctgtgcctcgacacaatcctgtcttggacctctacggacaattcctttgaccttatggcttggtttttgctctgccatgCACGGTCAAATATGGGACCTtgtacagacaggtgtgtgcctctccaaatcatgtccaatcaattggatttaccacaggtggattccaagttgtaggaacatctctagtatgatcaatggaaacaggatgcaccagaggtCATGTcgattatttttatacatttgcaacaacaaaaaagtctaaaaaacggttttcaatttgtcattgtgGGATAGTGtgtgtaacgtaacaacatttggaaaaagtcaaggggtctgaatactttccgaatgcactgtacgtataAAGCTATgatggtacaattttataaatgccaaaaGATAATTTggtcgttcgacatggtgggatctttttgtgtaggtaaaatgtatttagcaagaaatggaggtggaaacgccttttatgcgcaaatattgatctaataaccatcatattaaagtaaacttggagtcacacgatgataCTGGGTGTGGTCCTGCCACTATGACTACtatgaaaccatgcagtttattagactacagatgagttatgatgaacttcacagtgtGGTGAAAGTAAATGGTAGTTCTGAtcaattagtgctttttgaggtatgtttgattattaaaaaataatggtTTTTGATTTAGGTTTCGATGATTTTTAATTGGAAttcactatgcattatgtgggttgaatgatgtaacatagaacaaaacaattaattaaagtcccatgatggtagtgccTGCCAATTACtgcttattaaccatcatttattcaaatatttcacttgtgtatattacatttgttttatttaatgactattatttcattccaagtcatcatctcatctctatagagctgctgtttGTACTGTCTGACAAAAccactattttgtagttcttcaaagtcaAAAATGCAtaattttatgactgctgaataccaccaactatcaatcacttttagatcatgtattttcaggtagagataccgtGCAAAGCAATAGCTGCTCTCTATATCCCCTCGTGATGGCGCATTCTTCTGCCTCTtctgtaaaagaaacacagaccggacaagtagctGCACAATGAAttgtggtcattgtagttaattgccATGTTTTATGCGATAAACTATGATGAATATTGGCCCTGTTGGGAACTAAAACTCCCTACCACATCGCACAGTTCAgactggatctgatttatctccacAGAAACTGCaatgtgtgcattgagctcacagtaAAACCccgaacaaaatggaattcaagtaattgaaccgacattggtcaattagttgtAGTTATTTAGAAAAACGAAATATTGTAGTTTAAAAACggaaaaataaccaacatttaattgctcagcactagtgcacggtgatcttgatgctcctttccaataaatatcgaggctCTTATTTAAGTGACATGATTATCGATGcatgactgccatttgacaaatcaaaatattctcgctcttatccataataatctcatgtagactagcctaccagcACAACCTACTAGCGCCAACAGCGCGTGTGCCAATAACAGAGTgagcacatttgttattttacgcaacagagttgaaaatgcaataaatagaATTCAGTTCATGAAGACTTAAGCGAAAATGTAMATTTTGTGTGCACTATATCATCACGCAGTGATTTCTatcacaccactggtgggaaaatgcaaWTTTTTTCTTTATCCAGAttctagaatatttgcatgaatctGTCTCCaaatggatggaaacctagctagtgactgCCAttaccacaaacaacttcaataatgtcaaaatgaggggtgttgtccAAAAGTCATCAGCGATGGATCATTTCTAACCAATCAGACTATCAAAGCCAATAACGACATTTAGAAACGGTGCTTTACCCACATGTGTTCAGGCCCAATTGATCGGTTTCKgggaccaatcagaacggttagaATGTGATTTGTGTTCTAGAAATTGTCGGgtggtactcagatccagactgtcttcactagttaccacaaagtcataaaccctatTTCTAAAATGTCTTTAAAATCTTTAAACCTGACCATACAGCTAGTTTTTCCTGAATCTTTACGATATAACCAATttagactttgtggctgtggtaactagtgacaaccgatccagactcattgcagaTTAATAAATGAACGTTCTTGGGCATTTACACAACAACATGTAGCTTACATTAAGCTCACCAATGTcttcttacatttttattttatgctGCAGTGAACCTGAAGAGTCATCCCAGCTCAGGCACGCTGGAAGATAACATACCCAATGGATCCAGAGAGGTACAGCCCGCGGTGGCAGTAAGGAGAAGCTAGTGGGGATTCGGAGGAGTTCGGAGGAGTGCCTCTGATATGAGCTACATCATGGATCCATCGTCCAGAGACTGGAGCGAAGGCTCATTGAGGGGTAAGCGGTGCTCCCTTCTCCCCAGACACAGATGGGGACGTTGATGGAGATCCTGTGCAGCCCAGTGTGGACCTGGAACTCGCTCGTaagaagaaggagctggaggTCATAGAGGAGAAGATAGCTCGCAAGAAAGCTGTTCTTGCTACACGAGAGCTTGAACACGGAGCTAAGGACATGCCTAAAAAACAGACTGCATCCACAACAGTGAAGGGCATCTCTAAACAGACCAAGATGAACAATACAATATTCAAAACATACAACAATGTTGCCGACAGGTCGTCACGCGTATGCCTACCTCTTAAACGGAGGGTGCTGGACATTCTAAGTAAGTTCGGAAGAACACCGGTACGGTACCTACTGCGTAAGGTATGTACCTATTAGTTCTGTATTTATTaaacagggttgggctcaattctgAATTTAGTTTCTAATTGGTCTCCCATTTCCATAAAATGTTGGGATTTGAATTGGCCACACTCCACATGAAGCAGAATTTAATTCGAAGTTAAGGGATAGATTTGGGTCAAATTCCCTTTACTTTGAGTTGTCTGTAGAATTTAATTTAATGAAATTCAAATAGATAATTTATTCCATACATCATTATTATGTTCATGTTGACATCATGCATGGTTACCAAAACTGTGTTTGACATGTTGTATCCCTACCAGCTCGCCGTCATGTATACAGGAAATAACGTGTAAGTACATTTATTTAACATTCCGTCATGGGGCATTCAGTCTTAGGGCGTTCAAGTTAAGTCACGCTGAAATGACTACCTGTTTTAGCAGCACTTGTCTGACGTTGAAGATATATCCATAGTCGGAAGAACGTTCTTATTAAATCGGCATCCCTCACATTACCTGTGCACAAGAAAGTGTTAAAATCAAACATGTTAATGTTTGCGCGCACAGACTGCTGTACCTCCTGTCTGTTGCAGCACGGCGCCCGTATTGCCAGGCTGATTAGTTAGGACAAACTGGTGTGAAACACAGACAGGTGTGCACGCAAAGCAATAACACAACATGGAATCCATGTTTGAGTTTGATTTAGAGGGGGGTAGCATctatcaattgaattgaattatttCCCAATCAGAACCGTCTCCCGACCACGGAAATATCCTTCGACATGGGAAAAGTGTCACCAAACAGGCACAGTCTAATGTCGGGAAATAAGATGCAGGGTGGGTAAGTGCTATACTGCTAGACCCCTGGGCTAAACATGTTCTAAAAACATKACATTTTTTAAACTCATCCTCTTGAAACAAGTTGTAATTACAGTGGCCTGGAgatatttaaatattattttgtaggTTGTCTCCcttacacactgaacaaaaatataaatgcaacatgtaaagtgttggttacatgagctgaaataaaagatcccagaaatattctaTATgcacacaaaaatcttatttgtttacatccctgttagtgagcatttcccttttgccaagataatccattaatctgacaggtgtggcatatcaagaagctgattaaacagcatgatcattacacaggtgcaccttgtgctggggggcaacaaaaggccactctaaaatgcggagttttgtcacaacacaatgccacagatgtctcatgttttgagggagcttgcaattgccattctgaatgcaggaatgtccactagagctgttgccagaaaattacatttttatttctccaccataagccgcctccaatgtcattttagagaatttggcagtacatccaaccggcctcaaccgcagacgacgtgtatggcgttgtgtgggctagcggtttgctgatgtcaacgttgtgaacagagtgccccatggtggcggtttggttatggtatggacaggcataagctacggacaatgaacacaattgcattttattgatgacaatttgaatgcacagagataccttgacaaaatcctgaggcccattgttgtgccattcatcggCCACCATCACcccttgtttcagcatgataatgcacagccccatgtcgcaagaatctgtagacaattcctggaagctgaaaatgttctagttcttccatggcctgcatactcaccagacatgtcacccattgagcatgtttggggtgcTCTGGATCGCCGTGTaggacaacgtgttccagttcccgccaatatccaggaaCTTTGCACAGcgattgaagaagagtgggacaacatatcacaggccacaatcaacaccctgatcaactctatgcaaaggagatgtgtcgcgctgcatgaggcaaatggtggtcacaccagatactgactggttatcTGATTCATGCCTCTACCTTTTCtaaaggcatctgtgaccaacagatgcatatctgtattcccagtcatgtgaaatccatagataagggcataatgaatttatttcaattgactgatttccttatatgaacagttactctgtaaaatcttttaaattgttgcatgttcacTTTACATGTTATTAAATGTAATGATAGAAAAACRTACATTTCTCAGAATGCATTTGGTCAAACACTCCAGAATGGAAGAGAACATTTCatgacaaaaatacaaacaaaatactCTTTGACATCATTGAGTTATAATCAAActaacattttaaaatggtatCTGTAATYTTTAGCAAGAGGTGGCAGGTAATTTTGGCAAAGTATTTGTCAATGGGTTGAGACTCATATTCATGTCTCAGTTGAATTTCTTTGATTTGAATTAAATTCTACTTCCTTTATTTCAAATTCTGCTTCCTGTGGGGTGTGACCAATTCAAATTTCAATTGTGTTGAATATAATTTTAATTCCAAATTGATGTTAACCCTGTTATGAATAGATATTTCCTGATAGATCAAAAAGAAGTTGCTGCTTGATAGTAAATAATTCCAAAAATGCATTTGTGCAAAAAACTTCCAGAATTAATCAAGGTGTGTAGTGGAAAAAACTCAAACGCCTTTATTGTTTACGGCTTATGCATAGCGAGAATGAAAAAACGGCACCATCAGGGTGACCACCAGATCTTTCTTGATGTTTGGATTCTGATGTTTCTACTACATGGACTTAGCAGTAGAAAAATCTGGTTCTTACATGAACTATTAAGAGTCTAAGAGGTAAAtaaaaactgaccttggatcaccTTCATTACACATACTAAAATGGTGCTTTTAGTATGGGGTCCTTTTGTAgcacagttggtagagcatggcgcttgtaacgccagggtagtgggttcgattcccgggaccacgcatacgtaaaatgtatgcacacatgactgtaagtcactttggataaaagcgtctgctaaatggcatatattattctAAAATATTGTCTATTTTCCTCCAGGATACCCCTGCCAAGCTGAAGAAACAAAACAAGATGCGAGCATTGGAGCTGATGATTAGCGCTCCCCTAGAAAATGAAGAGGCCCGTCCTCTGAGACTGAAAGTGAAGGCTTTAATGAACCAGCGATGCTCTCCCAACAATGAGGAGGTATGTAGCCATAACAAAACATAGAGGTCGGCAAAAGTATCATCAGAAGGAAGTCAAGAAAACCATGGCCCCCGATTTATACAATCGATTTCTGCGATTGACACCCATCCCACATACGCTAGATATTAAGTGTCTACCTACTTGTACACATCATCTTTTTTGTGTtcttataggcctacagtgttgtctagaatgtcatggcTATATTAGCATCATCTCCGTCGACCACCTGCATGAAAATGTTACCTATCATGCTAACAGTCATTGAGATGGACTTGTAGCATAGCTAGTCAGATAACAGCCAATCATTGCTGAATGAGTCATTTTGAGTAAAATGCAGTTGACAGAATGCAACCAAATACTGTGCACTCCGTAATTATTTGGGGACAGTAAAGCATTTTATCTTATTTTGTCTTTACTCCAcaggtttggatttgaaatcaaacaatgactgtggggttaaagtgcagactgtcagctttcatttcagggtatttttatccatatcgagtgaaccatttagaaattacagcactttctatacatagtcccccattttaggggaccaaaagtattgggacaaattcacttatgtttattaaagtagtaaaaagttaagtatttggtcccataatcatagcacacaatgactacatcaagctttgttgggtgcatttgctgtttgttttggttgtgtttcagattattttgtgcccaatagaaatgattggtaaataatgtatagtcattttcttttatttattattttattatattgaagattcattcaggattatccgtaatcatggtaggaTCCACATGAATGGAAAAGTATTTAGAAACATACTCTATtcgtatttacaataaaagtgactccaatgacacaatacattatgtaccattaatttctattgagcacaaaataatctgaaacacaaccaaaacaaacagcaaatgcatccaacacatttgtagagtcacaacctTGATGTGGttattgcgtgctatgaatattggaccaaataattcactttttactactttaatacacatacaagtgaatttgtcccaatacctttggtcccctaaaatggggggggactATGTCAGaaagtgctgtcatttctaaacggttcacccgatttATAGATGAAAATACCATCAATTTAAATCTGACAGTCTGcgctttaacctcatagtcattgtttgatttaaaATCCAAACTTCTGGAAtaagagccaaaagaagaaaaaatgtattCACTGTCCCAACAATTATGGAGGGCACTGTACATCTATCGTGACATTCAGATAAATATACCAAGCCCATGATGACACAGAGgtagtgtgaaatgcacacaTAAGTGATACATAAATGAAGGATACGTTTGATGGGCCATCTTGATGATGCAAGCAGATCaaacacattttgtttgtttatagcTGAAGTGGATAGATATTCATTGATATTTCCTCATGTCCCCTGTTAGGTGGTCCCTGATGATAAACCGCATAATCCAACCATTCAGAGGCCAGTTCATTCACTCAGGACACAGGAGCAAGACAAAGCAGCCACAGGCTTCCAGCGCTTCCTCAATGTCCTCAATGAAGGGGTGGACATCAACAAGTTCTCAAAGATCGTCAACGACGAAAATGAGTTACCCGTTGTGGGCGAGAAGCTACCACAAGTTTGGCCGACTCTGCCCGAAGGTCATGTTGACTCCAGCAGTAGATCCAAGTCTTCTCCAgttgaggagaagaagaaggtgaTGCTTGAGGATGAGCAGCGGTACGAGCAGATGCAGACCCTGCTGGAGATCGTTGGGCTGGACTTGGGGGTTGAGAAGTTGGGTCAGCTGACAGATAGAACCAATGACAGGCTGTATGGGAAGATGGGAGACTTGAAAAGGAAGTTCAAGAATGAGAAGGgaaaagagaaaaaggagagcgAGCCCTCATTTTAACATCTCAGTACTTCCTCATTACCATCAGACAGCGCCAGCCCTAGCCCCCTTCTAAACCAGCACTCAAACATGACTGTTGAATACAGCAGCTCTAGTAACACTGGGTGTATCTGAGATGATGGGTTGTAGCGGGCTGGTGTATAATTGTTGCTGCGGCGTGGGTGATCTGGAGATTTGAGTGGTTGCTAGCGGCTGGGTGTATCATTGAGAATGATGGGTTGCTAGCGGACTTGGGTGGTATCTGAGATGCTTGGTTGCTAGCGCTGTTAGGTGTGGTTTCAGGACTGGGTGTATCTGAGATGATGGTTGCTAGCGGACTGGGTGTATCTAGAGGATGGTGGTTTGGCTAGCGGCTGGGTGTATCTGAGATGATGTTTGCTAAGCGGCTGGGTGTCAATGCTGAGATGGTGGTTGCTAAGCGGGACTTGGGGGTGTATCTGAGATGATGGTTGCTAGCGGACTGGGTGTATCTGGATGATGGTTGCTAGCGGGACTGGGTGTAAGTGTATCTCTGAGTTAAGATCAATGAATcaaattccatttattttttaaagccttTTTCATAGTAAATGTCACAATAGTGCTTAGACAAGAACTCAGTGCTTAGATAATGTGGCCCAGTCCGATGAgtaccccagacagggccaaccagggcAGGATGTAACTGCTTAGGTGAGAGTGAAGGCCATCTCACATggagaatgctgctttttagttatctTTTCGCACATTATCAAAATACTTTTTGGATTGTTTTTTATCGCCGTCCTCAGTCTGGTTGGAAATGTGGCCTgatgagcagcagtgagggcttttCGATATTGCGCTTTACtggtctttccaagctagttggaaGACTTAATTTTGGTAGAGCGCCATTTCCGTTTCCAGTTTGTCTGCAAACTTGCTTCAGGGCTCTGTTATTTGCtttataccagggagctagtttcttgtgaACAAATGGGGGGGTTACATAGGAGGGGCAAGACTGCTGCAGCGTGGCAGGCAGTTCCTGGGTGCTGGAGTGGTGAGTTCTGGAGGTTTAGGGAAGTAGCACGTAAAGAGGCGGAGGTGTAAGATGAGCAGGCTGGGGTTGCTAAGAAGTAGCNNNNNNNNNNNNNNNNNNNNNNNNNNNNNNNNNNNNNNNNNNNNNNNNNNNNNNNNNNNNNNNNNNNNNNNNNNNNNNNNNNNNNNNNNNNNNNNNNNNNNNNNNNNNNNNNNNNNNNNNNNNNNNNNNNNNNNNNNNNNNNNNNNNNNNNNNNNNNNNNNNNNNNNNNNNNNNNNNNNNNNNNNNNNNNNNNNNNNNNNNNNNNNNNNNNNNNNNNNNNNNNNNNNNNNNNNNNNNNNNNNNNNNNNNNNNNNNNNNNNNNNNNNNNNNNNNNNNNNNNNNNNNNNNNNNNNNNNNNNNNNNNNNNNNNNNNNNNNNNNNNNNNNNNNNNNNNNNNNNNNNNNNNNNNNNNNNNNNNNNNNNNNNNNNNNNNNNNNNNNNNNNNNNNNNNNNNNNNNNNNNNNNNNNNNNNNNNNNNNNNNNNNNNNNNNNNNNNNNNNNNNNNNNNNNNNNNNNNNNNNNNNNNNNNNNNNNNNNNNNNNNNNNNNNNNNNNNNNNNNNNNNNNNNNNNNNNNNNNNNNNNNNNNNNNNNNNNNNNNNNNNNNNNNNNNNNNNNNNNNNNNNNNNNNNNNNNNNNNNNNNNNNNNNNNNNNNNNNNNNNNNNNNNNNNNNNNNNNNNNNNNNNNNNNNNNNNNNNNNNNNNNNNNNNNNNNNNNNNNNNNNNNNNNNNNNNNNNNNNNNNNNNNNNNNNNNNNNNNNNNNNNNNNNNNNNNNNNNNNNNNNNNNNNNNNNNNNNNNNNNNNNNNNNNNNNNNNNNNNNNNNNNNNNNNNNNNNNNNNNNNNNNNNNNNNNNNNNNNNNNNNNNNNNNNNNNNNNNNNNNNNNNNNNNNNNNNNNNNNNNNNNNNNNNNNNNNNNNNNNNNNNNNNNNNNNNNNNNNNNNNNNNNNNNNNNNNNNNNNNNNNNNNNNNNNNNNNNNNNNNNNNNNNNNNNNNNNNNNNNNNNNNNNNNNNNNNNNNNNNNNNNNNNNNNNNNNNNNNNNNNNNNNNNNNNNNNNNNNNNNNNNNNNNNNNNNNNNNNNNCTAGAGTGTCTGTGCCcatttccctctccatctctttcagatctctcaatttctctgactatatcctcctctcctctcttccttgtcTCTCTGGTACCAGAGTGTCAGTGGCAGTCCCTCTCAGAtctgtccctgtgtctctctATTCCCTTTACCCCCGCTAGCAACCACCATCTCAGATACACCCAGTCCGCTAGCAACCACCATCTCAGATACACCCAGTCCGCTAACAACCATCATCTCAGATACACCCAGCCCGCTAGCAACCACCATCTCACATACACCCAGCCCGCTAGCAACCACCATCTCACATACACCCAGCCT contains:
- the LOC111982420 gene encoding zinc finger protein 318 isoform X1, with protein sequence MPKKQTASTTVKGISKQTKMNNTIFKTYNNVADRSSRVCLPLKRRVLDILSKFGRTPVRYLLRKDTPAKLKKQNKMRALELMISAPLENEEARPLRLKVKALMNQRCSPNNEEVVPDDKPHNPTIQRPVHSLRTQEQDKAATGFQRFLNVLNEGVDINKFSKIVNDENELPVVGEKLPQVWPTLPEGHVDSSSRSKSSPVEEKKKVMLEDEQRYEQMQTLLEIVGLDLGVEKLGQLTDRTNDRLYGKMGDLKRKFKNEKGKEKKESEPSF